Within the Acinetobacter radioresistens DSM 6976 = NBRC 102413 = CIP 103788 genome, the region TAAAGGCCTGGTATGTCATTACATACCAGGCCTGATTAAATATTTTTCTGTGTTAGAAATCCAAAAACTCTACTTCACCTGTCTCGAGTGAATATTCTGCCCCTACAACAATCATCTTACCTTTAGCAATCAGGCTTTCCAGTACGGCTGAACCATGACGCAACTGGTTAACTGATGCGAACACGTTAGAACGTACTGCATGCTTGGACAGTTTCTTAACATCATTTTTAAGTTCGGTCTGCATCAGGATTTCAACTGAAGGCCGTACACGGTTCACAATTGACATCAGGTTCATGGAAGGTTCCTGATCCGGATTATTCAGAGCATTAATAGTGGCCTGAATTGCACCACAATGACTGTGGCCTAGTACCACAACTACAGCACAGTCATAACGCTCTGCAGCAAATTCGACACTTCCTACCTGCGAAGGTGCAACAATATTACCAGCTACACGAATAACAAACAGGTCACCGAGGCCCTGATCGAATACCATTTCTGCCGGAACACGTGAGTCAGAACAGCCCAGAATAATGGCGAACGGATTCTGGTCTTCTGCCATCTCTGCACGTTCCTGATGTGACAGAAGCTTGGGGTGAGTCGTCTCTCCCTTCACAAAACGTTGATTTCCCTGTTTGAGGCGTTCTAAAGCTTCTTGGGCAGTTAGCATTCTATTTCCCATCTGTTTTAAATGTTAAAAAATATTTTAATCCTGCAATTTTTGAATGTCACTGACAAAAAATAGAGTATCACGTACTTTTTTAACGAACTTCATGAATGAAACGTTTTTATAATGATTGATTCATATAGTTACGTATCAATACTTTGTCAAAATAAAAGACACTGTATGATCAGACCCGCTATTTTCCTGCTGACGGAATTGACTGCATTTTATCTGATTAGTTGTCAGTCAGGTATGCTATCTGTGCCAGAGTCGATAACAATAGCGATTTTTTTATATAATGAGTAACTTTTCAGGGAAGTCCGATAAATGACAGGCTCAAGCATGCAGCGTACTTTTAAATTTTCCTCTACAGTTGCCATGATTTTGCTCGGAAGCTGTTTAAGTATATTAAGTCCAACTGCAATTGCCCAAAATGAAGAATTACAGAAAGAATTTCAGCAGGCCTTACAGGAAGAACGGAGCTGGGCCGGGCTACGCAGTAAAACCCTGAAAGTCGGTGAAGTGACCTGGTCCTACAGTGAAGGCGGACCGGTTGACAAGCCCACGCTACTCCTCCTGCACGGTCTTTCCGGAAGCCGTGACAACTGGAACCGGCTGGCTCATTATTTAACGCCGCATTATCATGTGGTCATTCCAGATTTGCCTACAGGAGGTGAAACCCGGACCCCAGCAGATTTTGATATGTCTGTTCCGCACATTACCGAGCAGTTACGCCGTTTTGTCGAGGCAGCTAATATTCCAAACCAGGTGCATCTTGCTGGGCATTCATTGGGTGGTGCAATTGCCATGCTATATGCAGCCCAATATCCTTTTGAAACCCAGAGCCTATTTTTGGTCAGTAGTGGTGGCGTATTTCGAAATGCCAAAACGCCTTATCTGCATAATCCGGCTTACCTTAAACAGCTGGTGGTTTCTAAACCTGGAGATTTTAACTATCTGCTCAAAACTGTAATGCAGAACCCTCCCTTCTTGCCACGCCGTTACAAGCAGGCGCAAGAACAGATCATGATTGCTCAGGCACCACAAACAGCAAAAATGGTAGACCAGCTGGTGGCTTTAAATCGTACCTATACACCGCAGTCTTTTGCACTCTTAGCCCGAACTATTGATGCACCGAGTTTGATTATTTGGGGTAAGCAGGACAGAATCATTAATGTTGAGGTTGCCGAAGAGTTAAAAACACTATTAAAACACGCGGAACCGCCCGTAATTCTGGACCAGGTCGGCCATATGCCCATCATGGAGGCAGAACAGCTAGTCATCCAGCACTACCTGCCTTTTCTGGCGAAGACCCGGAATCTGAAAAAACCGTTAAATACTCAGCCCACTCAACCTTAGGCCATAGAAAAAAGATTATGACAATAGCCACAAAAACCGAACAGCTGATCGAAGCTCATCTTGATTTTTTACAACATGAATTTAGTTTACCTGAAACTATTGCGCTGGAATTTAGCAGTTTTTATCAATGGTTCAGAAAGCAGCGTTTACAGGATCTCTGGTCTTTTGAAGAGATTAATCATTTATTACATAAGCAGATTTTGGCCACACCCGCCAGCAGTTTTTTGATTGAACAGATTGCTGAACATATCCGTTTTGCACTGATTCATCCGTGTAACGATTCGACTAGAATAGAAGATGTTATTCCAGTACTGACAGTTGATCGTATTGCCCAATATGTAGCCAGCAAAAGTAAGCATCGTGAACGCCTCATTAAAAGCGTCGTAAATAGTCCGGCTTTTTCTGCCATGATTACTCAGCTCATTCAGCATGCCATTCAGGATTATCTGGATAACTCTATAGTCTCAAAAAAGGTGCCGGGTGTAAGCCGTTTTATGAAAATGGGAAAATCAGTCCTGGAAACTGTTACTGATAGCAGTCTGGATGATACAATCCATCATTATTTGCAAAAAAATATATTGAAACTCAGCCAGATGAGTGAACATGTGCTGAACCAGCATTTCAATAATGACAAGCTCTATCATTTTCAGGCCAATCTCTGGCATAAAATTAAAAAACAGCCTTTAAGTGTTTTACGGCAATATATTGAAGTTGAGGACTTACCCAATACTGTGAAGCTGGGGCATGAAATCTGGGACTTTATGCGCCAGAGCGAGTATTTGAAACAGCAGATCCATGATGGTGTACATGCCTGGTACGTCCGCAATCAGGAACGTAATTTTGATCTTTTACTCCGTGACCTGAATATTGATGAGTCACTGATCCAGCATGAGTTACAACAACTGTTACAGCCAGTAATTCAGACGATGTGCAGTTCCGAATATCTGCGTAAGCGGGCTAGAGTATATCTGGAACGGTTTTATACTTCCGAATCTGCTCAAAATATTTTAAACGGATAAATTGAAAGAGCCGCTTTGAAAGCGGCTTTTTTAGAGATTTTAGAATTCGTACTTCAAGCTTGCATAATATGCACGGCCAGGTTCGTTATAAGTCTGATTTACTGTATTGTCACGCAGTTTTTGCTCATCAAACAGGTTGCTAATACCAATCCGGCCACTGAAATTGTCATTAAATTTATAGCCTGTATTGATACCGGCCAGACCATAACTTTTAACACTCTCAGTAATTATACCCTGTTTATCTTCAAGCGAAGTTTCTTTATATTGGCGCGGTTTTTGACGGCCATACTGGGTATAAACAAAATTTACATCCCATGCATCAGTAATGTCGTAATTGAAAATAGAGTTAATTGTATAATTTGGCACCACCGAGAGAGGATTTCCTGTCTTTTTGTTTACCGAGTCAGTCATGTAAGTAAAGTTGTTAGTCCAGGTTACATTCCCCCAATCCAGACTGATACTTCCTTCAAGACCTTGAATAAGTGCTTTAGGAATATTAGTCCATTGCAATACATTATAGGTTGTATCCCCAATAACTACCTGCTGCGTTACTTCATCTCCAGAAGTAATTTTGTCTTCATAATCATTACGGAACCATGCCAGGCTGGCATTTACAATATCTTTCTGAAATTCGAAACCAATCTCTTTATTGATTGAAGTTTCAGGTTTTAGATTGGCATTTCCTTGTAGTACACACTGACTCAGACCAATCGGACAGCCATTTCCTCTTGTACCCAGCAAATATCCTTCCGCATTTTGATAAAGGTTTGGTGCCTTATAGGCTTTGGCAATACCACCTTTTAAAGTGAAGTAATCACCCAGTTTGTGGCTGAGGTTTAAACTTGGGCTCCAATTGGAACCTGACCGGTTATGGTCATCGAAACGTATACCGACCACCATATCTGTAGCATCAGTAATTTTCATATTGTTTTCAAGATATCCAGAAGCTATGCGCGACTTCATCTTGCTACGGTCTCCCGTAGTTAAATTTTCACTATAAGAGCCATCACCCTGCTTGGTATTTTCCTGATCGCTAAAATCATCTTCAACCCATTCAGCACCTATCGTCAGGTTTTGCGGGACATACAGTTCAAAAGGGACGGTGACTTCTCCATTAAAACGCAATGTATCGAGGGTAGAAGTCACCCGGTCTTCCAGACTGTTAATACGGCCTTCACTTGCTCCTGCTGTTCCTTCGGGTAGTCGCTTGTTTTTGGTACGGTCAAATTGAGCAATAAGCTTGCTATCACCCCAACTCCATTCTCCTTCATGAGTCAGAGCATAGTTATCGCGATACAACGTATTAGTTTCTTTACCAAATAATTGAGACAAGATGTCATTAGTAGTCGGGTCGAGATTACTGTTCTGTGAATCACCTGCATACAGGTTACCCTGCCGTCCCGAACCTATATCAAAAAACAAATGTTGATGATCAGTCATTTTCCAGGCCAAGCGGGCATTAATATCTTTATTTTCTACCCCTTCACGACCTGCGGCACGATAACCGTTTGACCCCACCACAGGATTGATGTCTGGCGCATCATTATCAGTTTTATTATAATTTCCATAAATTCGATAAGACAGAATATCCTGAATAATCGGTCCACTCAAATTGACACTTATACGATTAGTATCACCTTCTTTACTATTTTCTGGCTGGTTGGTATAAGTTTCAATAGAACCATGTAATTGATTGGTCACTTTTTTAGTTTTAATATTGACCACGCCTCCCATAGCGCCAGAACCGTAACGGGCAGCAGCAGGACCTCGCAATACTTCTATTGACTCGATTGCATTGACTGGTACCCAGTTAGAATCACCTCGCGTATCACGTTCACCTCGCCAGCCATAACGTACAGAATTACGTGAATTTACCGGCTTGCCATCGATCAGAATTAAGGTGTTTTCAGGACCCATTCCGCGAATATCGATCTGACGGTTATTGCCACGTTGGCCAGTAGCACTGTTACCGGTTAAGTTTACACCTGGCATACGACGTACATATTCCGAGATATCATTGGTTACGGGTAACTTATCTAAATCTTCTTCTGTAATGATAGAAACGCCCAAAGACTGTTTTACCTGCTCTTCTGCGGTAAGAACCATAGTTTCTAATTTGACAGCATCCTGTGGCTGGCTCTCATTTTCCTGCTGCTGAGCCTTGTCTGTTTCAGCTGCATTGGCTACAGATAACATAGCTGAGAGAATCGAAACGGTAAGTACAGACTTCATCATACGGTTAGACATTACTGCCCCCAAATTACGGATTTATGGAGAAAAATGAAATTTAATGTTGCGCAGTGTAACAAAAAACTTTTAAATTAGGAATGATATTGATAACAATTCTCATTATTTATATTTTCTTATGGTTATAAAAAAACCTCCCGAAGGAGGTTTCTAGATACATATCTGACCTAAAGTAAAACTTACTTAAAGTAAGCGCCTTCCGCCTGACTATGGTCAGTCTGGTCGACTACGCGTGACAACTCGGGAATATGCTGTTTCAATGTGGTTTCTACTCCCTGTTTTAGGGTTACGTCAATTGCTGAACAGCCCTGGCAGCCTCCACCGAATTTAAGTACAGCTGTTAGGCCATGTTCTTCATCTTCTACCACTTCCACCAAGGCACAGTTACCGCCATGTCCTGCCAGTCCCGGATTAATCTCTGACTGGAGTACATAGGTAATACGCTCTTCGATTGACGCATCTGGACCGACACGTGGTACTTTAGAGTTTGGAGCACGGAATGTCAGCTGCCCGCCGAAACGGTCTTTATTGTAGTCAATAACCGCATCACGTAGATATGGAATAGACGGGGCATCGATAAATGCGGAAAAATCTGGATAATCCTGTTTGTAGTCAGTAGGAATAATCTCTTCCGGAGCACTATACGCCATACAGCATTCAGCACGTGGTGTTCCCGGATTTTCTACAAAAATACGAACACCAATTCCCGGAGTATTCTGCTTTTCTAGCAAATCATGCAAATACTCTTGTGCATTTGG harbors:
- a CDS encoding TonB-dependent siderophore receptor yields the protein MSNRMMKSVLTVSILSAMLSVANAAETDKAQQQENESQPQDAVKLETMVLTAEEQVKQSLGVSIITEEDLDKLPVTNDISEYVRRMPGVNLTGNSATGQRGNNRQIDIRGMGPENTLILIDGKPVNSRNSVRYGWRGERDTRGDSNWVPVNAIESIEVLRGPAAARYGSGAMGGVVNIKTKKVTNQLHGSIETYTNQPENSKEGDTNRISVNLSGPIIQDILSYRIYGNYNKTDNDAPDINPVVGSNGYRAAGREGVENKDINARLAWKMTDHQHLFFDIGSGRQGNLYAGDSQNSNLDPTTNDILSQLFGKETNTLYRDNYALTHEGEWSWGDSKLIAQFDRTKNKRLPEGTAGASEGRINSLEDRVTSTLDTLRFNGEVTVPFELYVPQNLTIGAEWVEDDFSDQENTKQGDGSYSENLTTGDRSKMKSRIASGYLENNMKITDATDMVVGIRFDDHNRSGSNWSPSLNLSHKLGDYFTLKGGIAKAYKAPNLYQNAEGYLLGTRGNGCPIGLSQCVLQGNANLKPETSINKEIGFEFQKDIVNASLAWFRNDYEDKITSGDEVTQQVVIGDTTYNVLQWTNIPKALIQGLEGSISLDWGNVTWTNNFTYMTDSVNKKTGNPLSVVPNYTINSIFNYDITDAWDVNFVYTQYGRQKPRQYKETSLEDKQGIITESVKSYGLAGINTGYKFNDNFSGRIGISNLFDEQKLRDNTVNQTYNEPGRAYYASLKYEF
- the nfuA gene encoding Fe-S biogenesis protein NfuA; its protein translation is MSTETNSTAVAEEIPNLLITPNAQEYLHDLLEKQNTPGIGVRIFVENPGTPRAECCMAYSAPEEIIPTDYKQDYPDFSAFIDAPSIPYLRDAVIDYNKDRFGGQLTFRAPNSKVPRVGPDASIEERITYVLQSEINPGLAGHGGNCALVEVVEDEEHGLTAVLKFGGGCQGCSAIDVTLKQGVETTLKQHIPELSRVVDQTDHSQAEGAYFK
- a CDS encoding carbonic anhydrase, which translates into the protein MLTAQEALERLKQGNQRFVKGETTHPKLLSHQERAEMAEDQNPFAIILGCSDSRVPAEMVFDQGLGDLFVIRVAGNIVAPSQVGSVEFAAERYDCAVVVVLGHSHCGAIQATINALNNPDQEPSMNLMSIVNRVRPSVEILMQTELKNDVKKLSKHAVRSNVFASVNQLRHGSAVLESLIAKGKMIVVGAEYSLETGEVEFLDF
- a CDS encoding alpha/beta fold hydrolase, with product MTGSSMQRTFKFSSTVAMILLGSCLSILSPTAIAQNEELQKEFQQALQEERSWAGLRSKTLKVGEVTWSYSEGGPVDKPTLLLLHGLSGSRDNWNRLAHYLTPHYHVVIPDLPTGGETRTPADFDMSVPHITEQLRRFVEAANIPNQVHLAGHSLGGAIAMLYAAQYPFETQSLFLVSSGGVFRNAKTPYLHNPAYLKQLVVSKPGDFNYLLKTVMQNPPFLPRRYKQAQEQIMIAQAPQTAKMVDQLVALNRTYTPQSFALLARTIDAPSLIIWGKQDRIINVEVAEELKTLLKHAEPPVILDQVGHMPIMEAEQLVIQHYLPFLAKTRNLKKPLNTQPTQP